A single region of the Acetivibrio cellulolyticus CD2 genome encodes:
- a CDS encoding carbohydrate ABC transporter permease, with protein sequence MNIQIKKSGIGVNGKKGTQSYFWYSVKQNKFAYFMILPAILAMLIIHFVPMIQGIYISFINLNMAHMKEFLGAPFVGFKNYYDLFFGGLNTGFGFALRNTLIYTVSVTFLTLALGIVLAMLLNREFKLLGLARTALLMPWVIPSYVVGIVWEKLWRQEGLINTVLSWLHLIGPDKATWPFWLVGPLTLVAIIIPTIWRGLPMSMILMLAGLQSVSPDYYEAAEIDGANGWQKFWSITLPLLKPILSINIMFSLINNIYSYNIVSMMFGNGAGQPGDWGDLLMTNIQRNSFQLWQFGQGAAALVICMLIMLVIVAIWYLIFKDDLVVK encoded by the coding sequence ATGAATATTCAAATAAAAAAATCAGGTATAGGGGTTAATGGCAAAAAGGGGACGCAAAGTTATTTTTGGTATTCGGTAAAACAGAATAAATTTGCATATTTTATGATATTACCCGCAATATTGGCAATGCTTATTATTCATTTTGTTCCTATGATACAGGGGATTTATATTTCTTTTATAAATCTTAACATGGCTCATATGAAAGAATTCTTAGGTGCCCCATTCGTCGGTTTTAAGAATTATTACGATCTCTTTTTCGGTGGGTTGAATACAGGTTTCGGATTCGCTTTAAGAAATACTTTAATTTATACTGTATCCGTTACCTTTTTAACACTCGCATTAGGTATCGTCTTGGCGATGCTTTTAAACAGAGAGTTCAAGTTGCTAGGGCTTGCTAGAACTGCACTTCTTATGCCATGGGTTATACCTTCGTATGTTGTAGGTATAGTTTGGGAAAAGTTATGGAGGCAGGAAGGTTTAATAAATACTGTACTCAGTTGGTTGCACTTAATTGGACCTGATAAAGCTACATGGCCATTCTGGCTTGTTGGACCTCTGACATTGGTTGCTATTATTATTCCAACCATTTGGAGAGGTTTACCGATGTCAATGATTCTTATGTTAGCTGGTTTGCAGAGCGTTTCACCTGATTATTATGAAGCAGCTGAAATTGATGGTGCAAACGGCTGGCAGAAATTCTGGAGCATTACTTTACCTTTGTTAAAGCCTATTTTATCAATAAACATCATGTTTTCGTTAATAAACAATATTTATTCGTACAATATTGTTTCGATGATGTTTGGTAACGGTGCTGGGCAGCCCGGAGATTGGGGAGACCTCCTTATGACTAATATTCAGAGGAACTCATTCCAATTGTGGCAGTTCGGTCAAGGGGCTGCGGCTCTGGTAATTTGTATGCTAATTATGTTAGTAATCGTTGCTATTTGGTACTTAATCTTCAAAGATGATTTGGTGGTGAAATAA
- a CDS encoding sugar ABC transporter substrate-binding protein, whose amino-acid sequence MLKKVIAFLLISSFSLSFVACNKNEKVEPSAAPTSSEATKAPEAAKLTGKIDFWLMPNSAAPDKDLLSVCKGFQDANPDVTITPTVIDWGSAWTKITAAATSGEAPDVTQLGTTWVGAISYMNALADLTDKVDFTKFSDATLATAGLMGSDKKTAAPWFCETRAIFYRTDACQKAGVDPTKDFDTWDSFKAALKKLNNVEVDGKKLPALGMPGKNDWNVVHNFAPWIYGAGGDYIAADGKSAVFNSAEALEGIKFYSELAVEGLMDKASLEKNTSDVESAFTNGGYATAILGPWNIATLESNKKKFEANPAEGNNLVDKVGVAMIPAGPKDRKAFCGGSTLAIFDSSENKDASVALINYLTDKDAQVAYATITGNLPTNKEAYNDASIADHPMRKVFKAQMEFAKAYPSIASWGPSETYFQQGLSKIWDNAMEVSGKYDWEVSKKAVEEVISQVNTVISQNDTGVKK is encoded by the coding sequence ATGCTAAAAAAGGTAATTGCATTCTTATTAATTTCATCATTCTCATTAAGTTTTGTAGCATGTAACAAGAATGAAAAGGTGGAACCATCAGCGGCTCCAACTAGCAGTGAAGCAACAAAAGCTCCTGAAGCAGCTAAATTGACTGGCAAAATTGATTTCTGGTTAATGCCTAACAGTGCTGCACCAGACAAAGATTTGTTGTCAGTATGTAAAGGATTCCAAGATGCTAATCCAGATGTAACAATCACACCTACAGTTATTGACTGGGGTTCAGCTTGGACAAAGATCACAGCTGCTGCTACTAGCGGTGAAGCACCAGATGTTACACAGCTTGGAACAACTTGGGTTGGAGCTATTTCTTACATGAACGCTTTAGCAGATTTGACTGATAAAGTTGACTTCACTAAGTTCTCAGATGCAACTCTTGCAACTGCTGGACTTATGGGTTCTGACAAAAAGACTGCTGCTCCTTGGTTCTGCGAAACAAGAGCAATATTCTACAGAACAGATGCTTGTCAAAAAGCTGGCGTAGATCCTACAAAGGATTTCGATACTTGGGATTCTTTCAAAGCTGCTTTGAAGAAATTGAACAATGTTGAAGTTGATGGCAAGAAATTACCTGCACTCGGTATGCCAGGTAAAAATGACTGGAACGTTGTGCACAACTTTGCACCATGGATTTATGGAGCAGGCGGAGATTATATAGCAGCAGATGGAAAATCAGCTGTATTTAATTCTGCAGAAGCTTTAGAAGGTATCAAGTTCTATTCAGAACTTGCAGTAGAAGGTTTGATGGACAAAGCATCACTTGAAAAGAATACATCAGACGTTGAATCAGCATTTACAAATGGTGGTTATGCTACTGCTATATTAGGACCTTGGAATATAGCTACTCTCGAAAGCAACAAAAAGAAATTCGAAGCTAATCCTGCTGAAGGAAATAACCTTGTTGACAAAGTTGGCGTAGCAATGATACCAGCTGGTCCTAAGGATAGAAAAGCATTCTGCGGAGGTAGTACACTTGCAATATTTGATTCATCAGAGAACAAAGATGCTTCTGTTGCACTTATAAACTACTTAACTGATAAAGATGCACAGGTTGCTTATGCTACTATTACTGGTAACCTTCCTACAAACAAGGAAGCTTACAACGATGCTTCAATAGCTGATCACCCAATGCGTAAAGTATTCAAAGCTCAGATGGAATTTGCTAAAGCATACCCATCAATCGCTTCATGGGGTCCTTCAGAAACTTACTTCCAACAAGGTTTGAGTAAGATCTGGGATAACGCTATGGAAGTTAGCGGTAAGTATGATTGGGAAGTTTCCAAGAAAGCTGTTGAAGAAGTTATCAGCCAAGTTAATACAGTAATTTCACAGAATGATACTGGAGTTAAAAAATAA
- a CDS encoding HAD-IA family hydrolase, which produces MKLYKYILFDFDGTLIDTNELITLTLNETSLKYLHHSLSTDKLNSILGKPLEEQMKCLSSEHWPSMVEYYKEFYRSHQKALTKEFPQIDIMLQKLKDLGCKNAIVSAKGISGILHGLEHFDYKKYIDYIVSAYDVQNNKPHPEPALKALAHFRAEKKEVLLVGDSPYDILCGKNAGIKTVLVNWTIFPKSQFINFEPDYVINTPLDLLKIVEESS; this is translated from the coding sequence ATGAAATTGTATAAATATATCCTATTCGATTTTGATGGAACACTTATAGATACAAATGAATTAATAACACTCACGCTTAATGAAACTTCACTCAAATACCTTCATCATAGCCTTTCTACTGATAAATTAAACAGTATTCTTGGCAAGCCTCTTGAGGAACAAATGAAATGCCTGTCTTCCGAACATTGGCCCTCCATGGTTGAATACTATAAGGAATTTTACAGATCACATCAGAAAGCTCTAACTAAGGAATTCCCTCAAATAGATATAATGCTGCAAAAACTTAAAGATCTAGGTTGTAAAAATGCTATCGTTTCAGCCAAAGGTATCAGCGGAATCTTACATGGATTAGAACACTTTGACTATAAGAAATATATTGACTATATAGTAAGCGCTTATGATGTCCAGAATAATAAACCTCACCCGGAGCCCGCCTTAAAAGCTTTAGCACATTTTAGGGCTGAAAAAAAGGAAGTCCTTTTAGTTGGAGACAGCCCATATGATATTCTATGTGGAAAAAATGCAGGAATCAAAACTGTTCTGGTAAATTGGACTATATTTCCAAAGTCTCAGTTTATAAACTTTGAACCTGATTATGTGATTAATACGCCCTTAGATCTCCTTAAAATAGTGGAGGAATCTTCCTAA
- the plsY gene encoding glycerol-3-phosphate 1-O-acyltransferase PlsY: protein MDVFVKVFLALLIGYLLGSANTSLIVGKFYGVDVRKHGSGNAGLTNTMRTIGKVAALFVILGDILKGVLSCLIGYYILKDIQIASLVSSIDIPWNVGMFFGGLGAILGHNWPLYFGFKGGKGILTTFSVVMMTAPYIGLVLLGIFVVIVAITRYVSLGSIIGSALFPVFIAIFYTNAVFVIFAAFVAILAIARHNQNIVRLINGTESKFGSKKKTEG from the coding sequence GTGGATGTATTTGTTAAGGTCTTTTTAGCTTTGCTGATAGGGTATTTGCTGGGAAGTGCAAATACATCGCTTATAGTAGGCAAATTTTATGGAGTAGATGTCAGAAAACACGGAAGTGGGAATGCCGGGCTGACCAACACAATGAGAACCATTGGCAAGGTAGCCGCACTCTTTGTTATTTTAGGAGATATATTAAAAGGTGTTTTATCTTGCCTAATAGGATATTATATCTTAAAGGATATACAGATTGCCAGTTTAGTATCATCTATTGATATCCCGTGGAATGTGGGGATGTTTTTTGGCGGGTTAGGTGCTATTTTAGGACATAACTGGCCGTTATATTTCGGGTTCAAGGGCGGAAAGGGAATACTGACGACATTTTCAGTTGTAATGATGACTGCTCCGTACATAGGTCTGGTATTACTTGGAATATTTGTTGTTATAGTTGCAATAACCAGATATGTTTCTCTTGGATCAATAATTGGTTCTGCGCTGTTTCCTGTTTTTATAGCTATATTTTACACAAATGCGGTGTTTGTCATATTTGCAGCATTTGTAGCTATACTTGCGATAGCCAGACATAATCAGAATATTGTTAGGCTAATAAATGGAACTGAGTCAAAATTTGGTTCAAAAAAGAAAACAGAAGGTTAG
- the spoIVA gene encoding stage IV sporulation protein A encodes MEKYNIYQQISERTQGDIYIGVVGPVRTGKSTFIKRFMDLLVLPNIENEYSRNRANDELPQSASGRTIMTTEPKFVPNEAIQIVLDENVQFKVRLVDCVGYLVRGALGHMENDTPRMVSTPWYEHQIPFVEAAEIGTKKVINEHSTIGLLITTDGSITDIDREDYVEAEERVVKELKSINKPFVIVLNSKDPSSEETEQLRLELEEKYGVPVIGTNCAQLRIEDLNGIMERVLLEFPISEIGVNIPRWIECLDDNHWLKVDLINSIKESFSGITKIREIKSSMNRFGDYKTFIKKAQIDRINLGTGSALVDISETDGLFYSVLSEMTGLEIEGEHKLISLMREMAKIKKEYEKVQFALHEVKLKGYGIVTPQMDELSLEEPEIVKQGNRFGVKLRASAPSIHMIRADIETEIAPLVGSEKQSEELVNYLLKEFENEPEKLWQSNIFGKSLHELVSEGLQNKLYRMPEDAQLKLQETLQKIINEGSGGLICIIL; translated from the coding sequence GTGGAAAAATACAATATATACCAGCAAATATCAGAAAGGACGCAAGGAGACATTTATATAGGTGTTGTAGGACCTGTAAGGACTGGAAAATCAACATTTATTAAAAGATTTATGGATTTGCTGGTTTTGCCCAACATTGAAAATGAGTACTCCAGGAACAGGGCGAATGATGAACTGCCACAAAGTGCTTCTGGGCGCACAATAATGACAACAGAGCCCAAATTTGTACCGAATGAAGCAATTCAGATTGTCCTTGATGAAAATGTGCAGTTTAAGGTAAGGTTGGTAGACTGTGTTGGATACCTTGTTAGAGGTGCATTAGGACATATGGAAAATGATACACCGAGAATGGTATCCACTCCATGGTACGAACATCAAATACCCTTTGTTGAGGCGGCTGAAATTGGCACAAAGAAGGTAATAAACGAACACTCAACTATAGGGCTTTTGATTACAACAGATGGAAGCATTACGGATATAGACAGGGAAGACTATGTTGAAGCTGAAGAACGAGTGGTAAAGGAACTGAAGAGTATAAACAAACCGTTTGTAATTGTTTTGAATTCTAAGGACCCTTCAAGCGAAGAAACAGAACAGCTTAGATTAGAACTGGAAGAAAAGTATGGAGTTCCAGTAATAGGAACAAATTGTGCACAGCTAAGGATTGAAGATCTAAACGGAATAATGGAAAGAGTACTCCTTGAATTCCCAATCAGTGAAATAGGTGTAAATATTCCAAGATGGATTGAATGTCTTGATGACAACCATTGGTTGAAGGTTGACTTGATTAATTCAATTAAGGAATCTTTCAGCGGAATAACAAAGATCAGGGAAATAAAAAGCAGTATGAACAGGTTTGGAGATTATAAAACGTTCATCAAAAAAGCGCAGATTGACAGAATAAATCTCGGCACAGGAAGTGCTTTAGTTGATATCAGTGAAACAGATGGTTTGTTTTATAGTGTGTTAAGCGAAATGACAGGGCTGGAGATCGAAGGAGAGCATAAACTTATCAGTCTTATGAGGGAAATGGCAAAAATCAAGAAGGAGTATGAGAAGGTACAATTTGCACTTCACGAGGTTAAATTAAAAGGCTATGGAATTGTGACACCGCAAATGGATGAGCTTTCTTTGGAAGAACCTGAAATAGTCAAGCAGGGTAACAGATTTGGGGTAAAACTTAGAGCAAGTGCTCCTTCAATTCACATGATTCGTGCTGATATTGAGACAGAGATAGCCCCTTTGGTTGGTTCGGAAAAGCAATCTGAAGAATTGGTAAATTATCTGTTAAAAGAATTTGAAAATGAGCCTGAAAAGCTCTGGCAATCGAATATATTCGGTAAGTCTCTGCATGAGTTGGTAAGTGAGGGACTTCAGAATAAGCTTTACAGAATGCCGGAAGATGCTCAGCTAAAACTTCAGGAAACGCTTCAAAAGATAATCAATGAGGGAAGCGGAGGTTTAATTTGTATTATACTTTAA
- a CDS encoding carbohydrate ABC transporter permease encodes MRVGYFESIKRKKRMTAMAGNFVLFIFALFSLAPIVYMVCASLMKHNEIATSQLGWPHHFYNYIEVWQNLPLGKYFLNSMIVCSVVTLVALVIATLSGYALAKYKFPGSGVIGIIVLSTQMLPGMMFLLPLYMNFVNIQNTTHFKMTETLHGLIFIYSAFYVPFSIWIIRGFFASIPGELEEAARIDGCNKFSAFYRVMLPLAVPGIIATAVYIFLMAWDELLFAWVLGVQTVPVGIRNFIGFTQSRYDLLLTAGTVVTLPVLIAFFSLQKYFISGMTAGAVKG; translated from the coding sequence ATGAGAGTAGGATATTTTGAGTCAATAAAAAGGAAAAAAAGAATGACAGCAATGGCGGGTAATTTTGTATTATTTATATTTGCCTTGTTTTCACTGGCACCAATAGTTTATATGGTTTGTGCTTCTTTGATGAAGCATAATGAAATTGCAACTAGTCAATTAGGTTGGCCGCATCATTTTTATAACTACATTGAAGTTTGGCAGAATCTCCCGCTTGGAAAGTATTTTCTTAACAGTATGATAGTCTGCAGTGTTGTTACTTTAGTTGCACTTGTTATTGCGACGCTGTCAGGGTATGCTCTTGCTAAGTATAAGTTTCCAGGTTCGGGTGTAATTGGTATAATTGTTTTATCAACTCAAATGTTGCCTGGTATGATGTTCTTACTTCCTTTGTACATGAATTTTGTAAATATTCAAAATACAACGCACTTTAAAATGACAGAAACATTACATGGCTTAATATTTATATATTCTGCGTTTTATGTTCCTTTTAGTATATGGATTATAAGAGGATTTTTTGCGTCTATTCCTGGAGAATTGGAGGAAGCTGCTAGAATTGACGGATGCAACAAGTTTTCTGCATTCTACAGAGTTATGCTTCCATTAGCTGTACCGGGTATAATAGCAACAGCAGTATATATATTCCTCATGGCATGGGATGAATTGTTATTTGCCTGGGTTCTTGGTGTACAGACCGTTCCTGTTGGTATAAGAAACTTTATTGGATTTACACAGTCAAGATATGATTTGCTTTTGACAGCTGGTACAGTTGTTACTCTTCCTGTGTTGATAGCGTTCTTCAGCTTACAGAAGTATTTCATAAGCGGTATGACTGCAGGTGCTGTAAAGGGTTAA
- a CDS encoding N-acetylmuramoyl-L-alanine amidase, producing MKRAFLLSLIITTFLIGIGEAYASGQLYSGVRGVTSSFKIAVGGTKLDLERDPVLINGRTVVPARTVFSKINADVEWNVIKNRLVITKDNNAIVMYIGYNNCYVNGAKKEMEAPAILVNGTVMVPIRFVAETFNMKVGWNEANSTVYLGDIPETIIEDENNSSNVKGRSVVIDAGHGGAQTGAVYGRVKEKDLNIDIAKRLNTKLSEIGVITYMTRDDDYNVSLYSRSGLANKKGADLLISIHNNAGLKRYSGSMSLYYPSSSKTKGKLSSYEFASIVQKNMCNTLGSKDMGIIARSELAVLRTSHIPAVIAEVGYMSNSSELSKLKTSEYREKAAESLKKAVIESLQLMYE from the coding sequence ATGAAAAGAGCGTTTTTACTATCATTAATTATTACTACCTTTTTGATTGGCATAGGAGAAGCATATGCTTCAGGTCAACTTTATTCAGGGGTTAGGGGAGTTACATCCAGTTTTAAAATTGCTGTTGGAGGCACAAAATTAGATTTAGAAAGAGACCCGGTGTTAATAAATGGCCGTACTGTAGTACCTGCAAGGACTGTTTTTTCAAAAATCAATGCAGACGTAGAATGGAATGTAATAAAAAATCGTTTAGTTATAACTAAAGACAATAATGCAATTGTAATGTATATAGGTTATAATAATTGCTATGTAAATGGTGCTAAGAAAGAAATGGAAGCACCTGCTATATTGGTAAATGGAACTGTCATGGTACCGATTAGGTTTGTTGCAGAAACTTTTAATATGAAAGTGGGATGGAATGAAGCAAATTCTACAGTTTATCTAGGGGATATTCCTGAAACAATTATTGAGGACGAAAATAATTCTTCAAATGTTAAAGGTCGTTCAGTTGTAATAGATGCAGGGCACGGAGGCGCTCAGACAGGAGCAGTATATGGCCGAGTAAAAGAAAAGGATTTAAATATTGATATTGCAAAGAGGTTGAATACAAAGTTAAGTGAGATAGGTGTTATTACCTATATGACAAGAGATGATGATTACAATGTGAGTCTTTATTCAAGATCAGGGCTTGCAAATAAAAAAGGTGCTGATTTGCTTATTAGCATTCATAATAATGCTGGGCTTAAAAGATATTCAGGAAGTATGTCACTATATTATCCAAGTTCATCTAAAACCAAAGGAAAACTTTCATCCTATGAATTTGCAAGTATTGTACAAAAAAACATGTGTAATACTTTAGGTTCAAAAGATATGGGAATTATTGCAAGGTCAGAACTGGCTGTACTGAGAACATCCCATATTCCTGCTGTAATAGCTGAGGTAGGATATATGTCAAACTCATCAGAACTTAGCAAATTAAAGACTTCAGAGTATAGAGAAAAGGCGGCCGAGTCATTAAAAAAAGCTGTTATTGAAAGCCTTCAGTTGATGTATGAGTAA
- the der gene encoding ribosome biogenesis GTPase Der, with protein sequence MPKPVVAIVGRPNVGKSTFFNYLAGRRISIVEDTPGVTRDRIYTEVEWRNRKFTLIDTGGIEPYSEDKIMQQMKSQAEIAIETANVIVFMVDRKDGLTASDNEVATLLRKSKKPVILVVNKVDRVGELPAEVYEFYNLGIGDLMTVSSIHGLGMGDLLDEIYKYFPDETEEEYDEEVIKVAVIGKPNAGKSSLINKVLGEDRVIVSDIPGTTRDAIDTYVENEEGKFVFIDTAGIRRQSKINENIERYSTIRSWTAIERADVCLIMIDAEEGVTEQDTKIAGYAHEQGKASIVVVNKWDLVEKNTGTLEEYRKTVLEKLGFMLYAPVMFISAKSGQRVNKVFELTKFVANQSALRVSTGVLNDLLNEATAMVQPPSDKGKRLKIYYMTQASVKPPTFVLFINSIELMHYSYERYLENQLRKSFGFEGTPIRFMLREKDRE encoded by the coding sequence TTGCCTAAACCGGTAGTTGCAATTGTTGGAAGGCCAAATGTAGGAAAATCAACTTTTTTTAATTATCTTGCAGGAAGAAGAATATCAATAGTAGAAGATACACCTGGTGTTACAAGAGATAGGATATATACAGAAGTTGAATGGAGAAACAGAAAGTTTACTCTCATAGATACTGGAGGTATAGAACCATATTCAGAGGATAAAATTATGCAGCAGATGAAGAGTCAGGCTGAAATAGCTATAGAAACTGCTAATGTAATTGTATTCATGGTTGATAGGAAAGATGGTCTTACTGCCTCGGACAATGAGGTTGCTACTCTTTTGAGAAAATCTAAAAAGCCTGTTATCCTTGTTGTAAATAAGGTTGACAGGGTTGGGGAACTTCCGGCTGAAGTATATGAGTTTTATAACTTAGGGATTGGAGATTTAATGACAGTTTCTTCGATTCACGGACTTGGAATGGGGGATTTGCTGGATGAAATCTACAAATATTTCCCTGACGAGACAGAAGAAGAATATGATGAAGAAGTCATAAAAGTAGCTGTTATCGGAAAGCCGAATGCGGGTAAATCCTCTCTCATAAACAAGGTTTTAGGTGAGGATAGGGTTATAGTAAGCGATATACCTGGAACTACAAGGGATGCTATTGATACGTATGTAGAAAATGAAGAAGGCAAATTTGTCTTTATAGATACTGCAGGTATTAGAAGACAAAGTAAGATAAACGAGAATATCGAAAGGTATAGCACTATAAGGTCGTGGACCGCTATTGAAAGGGCGGATGTGTGCCTTATAATGATTGATGCTGAAGAAGGGGTTACAGAGCAGGATACAAAGATCGCAGGATATGCTCATGAGCAGGGAAAAGCCTCAATTGTTGTGGTGAATAAATGGGACTTGGTGGAGAAAAATACGGGCACTTTGGAAGAATATCGTAAAACAGTGCTTGAAAAGCTAGGGTTCATGTTATATGCGCCAGTTATGTTTATATCTGCAAAGAGTGGGCAACGTGTAAATAAAGTTTTCGAACTCACAAAATTTGTTGCCAACCAGTCTGCATTAAGAGTTTCAACCGGTGTGCTCAATGATTTGCTTAATGAAGCTACTGCAATGGTTCAGCCACCATCTGATAAAGGTAAGAGACTCAAAATTTATTATATGACTCAGGCTAGTGTAAAGCCACCAACATTTGTGTTGTTTATAAACAGTATTGAACTGATGCATTATTCCTATGAAAGGTATTTGGAAAACCAGCTTAGAAAGAGCTTTGGATTTGAAGGAACACCAATAAGGTTCATGCTTAGAGAGAAAGACAGGGAGTGA
- a CDS encoding NAD(P)H-dependent glycerol-3-phosphate dehydrogenase: MNRNIAIIGAGSWGTALSISLSKVGHSVKMWSVFKEEVDMINNVREHIDKLPGVLIPDGVLATNDVEEAISGADAIVMVIPSQTIRANAKDISKHIKNGMIVVSCSKGIEESTGLRLSEVIKEEMPQCEVVALSGPSHAEEVARDIPTTVVAASNNLKAAEFIQDIFMSPKFRVYTNSDITGVELGGALKNSIALCAGISDGLGFGDNTKAALMTRGIAEITRLGVSMGARRETFAGLAGIGDLIVTCTSMHSRNRRAGILIGQGKTLQEAVNEVKMVVEGVTTTKAAFELAKKKEIIMPITTEAYNVLFNQKNAKQAVADLMMRDKKNEVEVLDESVWM; encoded by the coding sequence ATGAATAGAAATATAGCTATTATTGGAGCTGGAAGTTGGGGGACTGCGCTTTCGATATCGCTCTCAAAAGTTGGGCATAGCGTTAAAATGTGGTCAGTCTTCAAAGAAGAAGTAGATATGATTAATAACGTGAGGGAACATATTGATAAACTTCCCGGTGTTCTAATTCCTGATGGGGTATTGGCCACTAACGATGTTGAAGAGGCAATAAGCGGCGCTGATGCAATTGTAATGGTTATACCTTCGCAGACGATAAGAGCCAACGCAAAGGATATATCAAAACATATAAAGAACGGAATGATAGTGGTATCTTGTTCAAAGGGTATTGAAGAGAGCACAGGTCTTAGACTTTCGGAAGTTATAAAAGAGGAGATGCCTCAGTGTGAAGTAGTTGCCCTATCAGGTCCGAGTCATGCTGAAGAGGTAGCAAGGGATATACCTACAACGGTTGTTGCGGCATCGAATAACCTAAAGGCAGCGGAGTTTATACAGGATATTTTTATGTCTCCAAAGTTCAGAGTATATACAAACTCAGATATAACAGGAGTAGAACTTGGAGGAGCCTTGAAAAATTCTATAGCACTTTGTGCAGGAATATCGGATGGACTTGGGTTTGGTGACAATACAAAGGCTGCTTTGATGACCCGTGGAATTGCAGAAATAACAAGACTGGGTGTTTCTATGGGGGCAAGGAGGGAAACTTTTGCAGGGCTTGCCGGAATTGGTGACCTGATTGTGACCTGTACAAGTATGCACAGCAGGAACAGACGTGCCGGGATCTTAATCGGGCAGGGGAAAACGTTGCAGGAGGCAGTGAATGAAGTAAAAATGGTTGTAGAGGGTGTTACAACCACTAAAGCAGCTTTCGAACTTGCGAAGAAAAAAGAGATAATAATGCCTATTACAACTGAGGCGTATAATGTATTGTTCAATCAAAAAAATGCAAAACAGGCTGTTGCAGACTTAATGATGCGGGATAAAAAGAATGAAGTTGAAGTGTTGGATGAAAGTGTTTGGATGTAA